The following coding sequences lie in one Cercospora beticola chromosome 9, complete sequence genomic window:
- a CDS encoding uncharacterized protein (antiSMASH:Cluster_4): MTDATPTARNADPTSTSIFQEYGEAVIEDMLGSYLTLIHDRPHSLFHVSSLWTSVRQRSISSALLLNLCALGSRLSSKPHIREMAATVTVRAKRVLQGQIEQIRIENVQAYILLANIYAAELAPHLETLYFGIANRMAQILGLHRPDPSLGLIQRETNCRIWWTLVMADNWCSAGLGIPRQLTPTEPTDMPLPFDEFTFQRLELGEPPLPATALKEGLWAHMIRLVDLLGPIHQLNRLVAGHSIDAEEADRRVAHIARQLDDWPATLPPGTTESHANMESHKSRDLGGPFVSLHLGYHHYSTLLYFRYLGTSSTTSTVAHAYARSCRQHASSYSQLLRKSRETTGYEVIFPTIAHLTVVSSSVHLHTLLFGRDDELKQARADLLSNFAALIDMRKYWPCLDHIMKRLLLFQEACLQSDTSATHRVDQWMVKFLTEHSLPLERRVEQAQISQISTPSQWSDSSQAPHSPRTREWMANQALSTLWHVD; this comes from the exons GACAGCTCGAAATGCGGACCCCACTTCCACCTCCATCTTCCAGGAGTATGGCGAGGCGGTCATTGAGGACATGCTCGGCTCCTACTTGACGCTCATACACGACCGCCCGCACAGCCTGTTCCACGTATCCTCGCTGTGGACATCAGTACGCCAGAGATCCATATCCTCCGCCCTGCTGTTGAATTTGTGCGCGCTGGGCTCTCGACTTTCTTCGAAACCACATATCCGTGAGATGGCTGCGACTGTCACTGTGCGGGCAAAGCGCGTGCTGCAAGGTCAAATCGAGCAAATCCGTATCGAGAACGTCCAGGCGTACATTCTTCTGGCGAACATATATGCCGCCGAGCTGGCACCCCATCTGGAGACTCTGTACTTTGGAATCGCCAACCGGATGGCTCAGATCCTTGGATTACACCGGCCAGATCCCTCACTGGGCCTCATACAGCGTGAGACAAATTGCCGGATCTGGTGGACCTTGGTCATGGCAGACAACTGGTGCTCTGCTGGCCTAGGCATCCCGCGGCAACTGACACCCACGGAGCCCACCGACATGCCCTTGCCCTTTGATGAATTCACGTTCCAGCGTCTGGAGCTCGGCGAGCCACCCTTACCAGCGACTGCACTGAAGGAAGGACTGTGGGCTCACATGATTCGCCTCGTCGATCTGCTTGGCCCCATTCATCAATTGAACCGACTCGTGGCTGGGCATTCCATCGATGCAGAGGAAGCAGACCGTAGAGTTGCACACATCGCTCGTCAACTGGACGACTGGCCTGCCACACTCCCACCCGGTACCACTGAGTCCCACGCCAATATGGAGTCACACAAATCCCGAGACCTTGGCGGGCCATTCGTTTCACTTCACCTGGGATATCACCACTATTCCACCCTGCTTTACTTCCGTTACCTTGGTACGAGCTCTACTACGTCGACCGTTGCGCATGCCTATGCGAGGAGCTGCAGACAGCACGCGTCATCGTATAGTCAGCTCCTTCGGAAATCCAGGGAAACCACAGGCTACGAAGTCATCTTCCCAACAATCGCGCATCTGACTGTGGTCTCGTCCTCCGTGCACCTTCACACTCTGCTCTTCGGGCGCGACGATGAGCTGAAGCAGGCACGTGCGGACTTGCTGTCCAACTTTGCCGCTTTGATAGATATGAGGAAATATTGGCCATGTCTGGATCACATT ATGAAACGACTTCTGCTTTTCCAGGAAGCTTGCCTGCAAAGCGACACTTCAGCCACCCATCGTGTCGATCAGTGGATGGTGAAATTCCTCACCGAGCACTCGCTGCCCTTGGAAAGAAGAGTCGAGCAAGCTCAGATCAGTCAGATCTCGACACCCAGTCAGTGGTCAGACTCGTCGCAGGCGCCGCATAGTCCTCGGACCCGGGAATGGATGGCCAATCAAGCGTTGTCTACTCTTTGGCATGTTGATTG